A DNA window from Desulfonauticus submarinus contains the following coding sequences:
- the xseB gene encoding exodeoxyribonuclease VII small subunit: protein MATTNSFDNNLKKLEEIANLLSQDDLPLEKGIKLFKEGMKIIAKCKTQLQKAKDEVETYLQPKENET, encoded by the coding sequence ATGGCCACTACTAATTCATTTGACAACAATCTAAAAAAACTTGAAGAAATAGCCAATTTATTAAGCCAAGATGATCTGCCTTTAGAAAAAGGTATAAAACTTTTTAAAGAAGGGATGAAAATTATTGCCAAATGTAAAACCCAACTTCAAAAAGCCAAAGATGAAGTAGAAACCTATCTTCAACCTAAAGAAAATGAAACCTAA
- a CDS encoding TIGR00266 family protein: protein MKTKILFQGSYALLKVNLDPGEEIKAEPGAMVAMTEAIKMEVKKSGGGLFKSLKAKFLGGESFFNTYFKAQEQSGHLFLAPKSPGSIAELTLDGSKGFILEKGAFLAATPDVNLDVKFQGLAKGFLNKEGFFLIKVEGTGNLFLNCFGGLEKINLASGEKFIVDNGHLVAFSSDTDYKITKAGGWLSSIFSGEGIVLEFSGPGEVYIQSRNPGEFGRWLLPFIPIPTPSGGSGGSRFGFAKNNTWGSGEENSSYDMEDSFDDSFDDE from the coding sequence ATGAAGACAAAGATTTTATTTCAAGGAAGTTATGCTTTGTTAAAGGTAAATTTAGATCCAGGAGAGGAGATTAAAGCTGAACCAGGAGCAATGGTTGCAATGACAGAAGCTATAAAAATGGAGGTAAAAAAAAGTGGAGGAGGGCTTTTTAAAAGTCTGAAAGCTAAATTTTTGGGAGGAGAAAGTTTTTTTAATACATATTTTAAAGCTCAAGAACAGTCAGGCCATCTATTTTTAGCTCCAAAATCACCTGGTTCTATTGCTGAGCTAACTTTAGATGGTTCTAAAGGATTTATTTTAGAAAAAGGTGCTTTTTTGGCTGCTACTCCAGATGTTAATCTAGATGTTAAATTTCAGGGACTAGCTAAAGGTTTTTTAAATAAAGAGGGATTTTTTTTAATAAAAGTAGAGGGAACAGGAAATTTATTTTTGAACTGTTTTGGGGGATTAGAAAAAATTAATCTTGCCTCAGGAGAGAAATTTATAGTGGATAATGGCCATTTGGTAGCTTTTAGTAGTGATACTGATTATAAAATAACTAAAGCTGGTGGGTGGCTTTCTTCTATTTTTAGCGGTGAAGGCATAGTTTTAGAATTTAGTGGACCTGGAGAAGTTTATATTCAATCTAGAAATCCTGGAGAATTTGGTAGATGGTTACTTCCTTTTATACCTATTCCTACTCCTTCTGGAGGTAGTGGGGGAAGTAGATTTGGTTTTGCAAAAAATAATACTTGGGGAAGTGGGGAAGAAAATTCTTCCTATGATATGGAAGATAGCTTTGATGATTCTTTTGATGATGAATAA
- a CDS encoding M23 family metallopeptidase — protein sequence MEVKKLKFVSIWFILLCWISLAFAKVKITCPTQVSQGDVFEVVFDYSDTVDALWIEYDKKVLTLPLNKKGQTKVLLGMNIGEQKIKVLKIFYLEKDIIKKERYEISPIIKRFAVQYLTLPKKMVYFDSYTLKRIQKEKKELNFILTRITPYQLLNKIIRPVQGKVISPFGVKRVLNGNIRSYHRGVDFRAKLNTPIRSFSKGKVVLIKEMFFGGNTVVVDHGLGVYSLYMHLNRFKVKKGQIVQAGQIIGLAGKTGRATGPHLHFGLFVLGRAVNPIPLFKSN from the coding sequence ATGGAAGTAAAGAAGCTAAAATTTGTTAGTATATGGTTTATACTATTATGTTGGATTTCATTAGCATTTGCAAAAGTAAAAATAACTTGTCCTACCCAGGTATCTCAGGGAGATGTTTTTGAGGTTGTTTTTGATTATTCAGATACAGTAGATGCTTTATGGATAGAATATGATAAAAAAGTTTTAACTCTTCCACTTAATAAGAAAGGACAGACTAAAGTTTTATTGGGCATGAATATTGGAGAGCAAAAAATAAAAGTATTAAAAATTTTTTATTTAGAAAAAGATATAATAAAAAAAGAAAGATATGAAATTAGTCCAATAATTAAAAGATTTGCTGTGCAATATTTAACTTTGCCTAAAAAAATGGTTTATTTTGATTCTTATACTTTAAAAAGAATACAAAAAGAAAAAAAAGAATTAAATTTTATTTTAACCAGGATTACACCATACCAACTGTTAAATAAAATTATCAGACCAGTTCAAGGGAAAGTAATATCTCCTTTTGGGGTAAAAAGAGTGTTAAATGGGAATATACGTTCTTATCATAGAGGTGTTGATTTTAGAGCAAAATTAAATACGCCTATTAGATCCTTTTCTAAAGGAAAGGTTGTTCTGATTAAGGAAATGTTTTTTGGTGGAAATACAGTTGTTGTAGATCATGGTCTTGGAGTATACTCCTTATATATGCATTTAAATAGATTTAAAGTTAAAAAGGGCCAGATAGTGCAAGCAGGACAGATTATTGGTTTAGCTGGGAAAACAGGCAGAGCCACAGGACCACATTTACATTTTGGTTTATTTGTTTTGGGTAGAGCAGTAAATCCAATACCTTTGTTTAAGAGTAACTAG
- the selB gene encoding selenocysteine-specific translation elongation factor — protein MPIVMGTAGHIDHGKTTLIKALTGIDCDRLAEEKKRGITIELGFAYLDLPDGTRVSIVDVPGHEKFVKNMVAGAAGIDFVLLVVAADEGIMPQTEEHLEICSLLGINRGLVVLTKVDMVDEEWLTLVKEEVQEYLKNTFLRDAPIVSVSSHTGKGLQELQQVILEQVQKIRKNRIFDVFRLPVDRVFTLHGHGTVITGTTISGKIKTGEDIEIYPKGILAKVRSVQVHSESKEVAQAGERTALNLQGIEKEKIDRGNVLARPGTLFPSKVWTIELHCLSTAAKPLKHRTEIHFHHGSKEILARIYLLDRDELKPGEKALAQVRFPEPMVGVFQDRFVIRSFSPLRTIGGGIVLDPMSVSLKRRSPEIKYFKNLVNLNASQLILNVLNRQGIKGLNFDQLLILTNLRSKDLQKELQILSSKQEVFLVEKDIKLYVGKRVVEKLSNSLLDFLTQFHSKNELLEGITRSQLLSSWGKNYSDKLVNFLIDKLTKENKIKIENKFIKLFSHKVKVKGEKRDLLERIFKIIETSGFNPPNFKEIKDKFKLDTKELNEILALLEKEKKIVKINNNFYYAVSIAEKLKQLLLDFFAKQQEMTLADFKSITGLSRKYTIPLLEYFDRQKITMRIGDKRVLRKKS, from the coding sequence ATGCCAATAGTTATGGGAACTGCTGGTCATATTGATCATGGCAAAACTACCCTTATCAAGGCGTTAACAGGGATAGATTGTGATAGATTGGCAGAAGAAAAAAAGCGAGGAATAACTATTGAATTGGGTTTTGCGTACTTGGATTTACCAGATGGAACAAGGGTTAGTATTGTAGACGTTCCTGGACATGAGAAGTTTGTTAAGAATATGGTTGCAGGAGCGGCTGGTATTGATTTTGTTCTTTTGGTGGTAGCTGCAGATGAAGGAATTATGCCCCAAACAGAGGAACATTTAGAAATATGTTCGCTTTTAGGAATTAACAGAGGGCTGGTCGTATTAACCAAAGTGGATATGGTAGATGAGGAATGGTTAACTTTAGTTAAAGAAGAAGTGCAAGAGTATTTAAAGAATACATTTTTAAGAGATGCTCCAATTGTGTCTGTTTCTTCTCATACTGGAAAAGGTTTGCAAGAGTTGCAACAAGTTATTTTAGAACAGGTTCAAAAGATAAGGAAAAATAGAATTTTTGATGTTTTTAGGTTGCCTGTAGATAGAGTATTCACCTTACATGGACATGGAACTGTTATTACTGGGACTACAATTTCAGGAAAAATTAAAACAGGAGAAGATATAGAAATATATCCAAAAGGTATTTTAGCAAAAGTTAGAAGTGTTCAAGTACATTCTGAAAGTAAAGAAGTTGCTCAGGCAGGAGAAAGAACAGCCTTAAATCTTCAAGGTATAGAAAAAGAAAAGATAGACAGAGGAAATGTTTTAGCAAGACCAGGAACATTGTTTCCTTCTAAAGTGTGGACAATTGAATTGCATTGTCTTTCCACCGCGGCTAAACCACTTAAACATAGAACAGAAATTCATTTTCATCATGGTTCAAAAGAAATTTTAGCTAGAATTTATCTTTTGGATAGAGATGAGTTAAAGCCAGGAGAAAAAGCGCTTGCACAAGTCAGATTTCCTGAACCAATGGTGGGGGTATTTCAAGATAGGTTTGTTATTCGTTCATTTTCCCCTTTGCGAACTATTGGTGGTGGTATTGTTTTAGATCCTATGTCTGTATCTTTAAAAAGACGTTCACCAGAAATAAAATATTTTAAAAATCTAGTTAATCTTAATGCTAGTCAGCTCATTTTAAATGTTTTAAATAGACAGGGAATAAAAGGACTTAATTTTGATCAACTTTTAATTTTAACTAATTTGAGAAGTAAAGATTTGCAAAAGGAGCTACAAATTTTAAGCTCTAAACAGGAAGTTTTTCTGGTGGAAAAAGATATAAAATTGTATGTAGGAAAAAGAGTAGTAGAAAAATTAAGCAACAGTTTATTAGATTTTTTAACTCAATTTCATAGTAAAAATGAATTGTTAGAAGGTATAACTAGGAGTCAACTTCTTTCAAGTTGGGGTAAAAATTATTCTGATAAATTAGTTAATTTTCTGATAGATAAATTAACAAAAGAAAATAAGATAAAGATAGAAAATAAATTTATTAAATTGTTTTCACATAAAGTAAAAGTAAAAGGTGAAAAGAGAGATTTATTAGAGAGAATATTTAAGATAATAGAAACATCTGGCTTTAATCCTCCCAATTTTAAAGAAATTAAGGATAAATTTAAGCTAGATACTAAGGAATTAAATGAAATTTTAGCTCTTTTAGAGAAAGAAAAGAAAATAGTTAAAATAAATAATAACTTTTATTATGCAGTTTCAATAGCAGAAAAACTTAAGCAGTTGCTTTTAGATTTTTTTGCCAAACAACAGGAAATGACTCTTGCTGATTTTAAATCTATTACTGGCTTGTCTCGGAAGTATACTATTCCCCTTTTAGAGTATTTTGATCGCCAAAAAATAACCATGAGAATAGGTGATAAACGGGTTCTTAGGAAAAAAAGTTGA
- a CDS encoding sensor domain-containing diguanylate cyclase, whose translation MQEIGFIFVGKEKSVFNKLDSFLPEAPRKWVDDLSNESSIFSFWPIYFIDLTTIKNRNFLSLKEGQVVFIVSQKSDLDNIYEFPSNFLGVLTHPITKTQLVSLIKKATDLFELYTDILHMTKEISLEREILARKNALLTFLNRILTRANECLDVERIFQIAREELENVLPTEGVGGIFWWGSDADAVQCFIPQGNQENVMAWQEFLLSLAERFHHKIKEFQLNLFKIKDIKNFSRDKVILVPLKSQKSVYGCLVVLSPERGRLGKDQVQVLHSACNHLGLAILNALRFEEIKVRADHDGLTGLYNRRHFEESLRLEIKRHQRNGRSLGLLLLDVDFFKSINDKYGHLVGDMVLKKIANLVQTSVRETDIVARYGGEEFVVLLPETTEECAWILAQRIREKIEKTYFAADGKKFRVTVSIGVTSLRPGPFTPAENFILEADQALYLAKNSGRNMVCTSSEVKCKELPN comes from the coding sequence ATGCAGGAAATAGGCTTTATTTTTGTTGGAAAAGAAAAATCTGTATTTAATAAATTAGATTCCTTTTTGCCAGAGGCACCTCGTAAATGGGTAGATGATTTATCTAATGAATCTTCTATATTTTCTTTTTGGCCTATTTATTTTATAGATTTAACAACAATTAAAAATAGAAACTTTTTGTCTTTAAAGGAAGGGCAAGTTGTTTTTATTGTTAGTCAGAAAAGTGATTTAGATAATATTTATGAGTTCCCAAGTAATTTTCTAGGAGTTTTAACCCACCCCATTACAAAGACTCAACTTGTTTCTTTAATTAAGAAGGCAACAGATTTATTTGAGTTATATACAGATATTTTACATATGACTAAAGAAATTAGTTTGGAGAGAGAAATTTTAGCGCGTAAAAATGCTTTGCTTACTTTTTTAAACCGAATTTTGACTAGAGCAAATGAATGTCTAGATGTGGAAAGGATTTTTCAGATAGCCAGAGAAGAATTAGAAAATGTATTGCCTACAGAAGGTGTGGGCGGGATATTTTGGTGGGGCAGTGATGCTGACGCTGTCCAATGTTTTATACCTCAAGGTAATCAAGAAAATGTCATGGCTTGGCAAGAATTTCTACTTTCTTTGGCAGAGAGATTCCATCATAAGATTAAGGAATTTCAGTTAAACTTATTTAAGATAAAAGATATAAAAAATTTTAGTCGCGATAAGGTAATTTTAGTTCCTTTAAAAAGTCAAAAAAGTGTCTATGGATGTTTGGTTGTTTTAAGTCCTGAAAGAGGTAGATTGGGAAAGGATCAAGTGCAAGTTTTACACAGTGCTTGTAATCATTTAGGCCTGGCTATTTTAAATGCTCTTAGATTTGAGGAAATTAAAGTAAGAGCAGATCATGATGGATTAACAGGTTTATACAATAGACGACATTTTGAAGAAAGTTTACGTTTAGAAATAAAGAGACATCAAAGAAATGGAAGAAGTTTAGGACTTTTGCTATTAGATGTGGATTTTTTTAAGTCTATTAATGATAAATATGGGCATTTAGTTGGAGATATGGTTTTAAAAAAGATAGCTAATCTTGTTCAAACTAGTGTGCGGGAGACAGATATAGTAGCACGGTATGGAGGAGAGGAGTTTGTAGTTCTTTTGCCAGAAACTACTGAAGAGTGTGCTTGGATATTGGCTCAAAGAATTAGAGAAAAGATAGAAAAAACTTATTTTGCGGCAGATGGAAAAAAATTTAGGGTAACTGTAAGTATAGGTGTAACTAGTCTACGTCCTGGTCCATTTACTCCTGCAGAAAACTTTATTTTAGAAGCAGATCAGGCTCTTTATTTGGCTAAGAATAGTGGGAGAAATATGGTCTGTACTTCATCTGAGGTAAAATGTAAGGAATTACCTAATTAG
- the xseA gene encoding exodeoxyribonuclease VII large subunit — translation MDKIINSSPYIFSVSELTQGIKDILESKFPFVWVKGQISNYTVASSGHIYFTLKDEGACLDVVWFKGNQLGFSKLKTLLKDGQEVLCAGRLNVYPPRGRYQLIIEFVQEVGTGTLFLAFEKLKEKLAQEGLFSPDTKKEIPFNPTIVGVITAPNSAALQDFLTISSQYGLEKRFILYPTSVQGEESISQIVKAIEIANIHAKAEVLVLIRGGGSLEDLWSFNTEEVARAIFSSKIPIITGIGHEIDTTIADLVADKRASTPSHVPQLLWMKKQELFSKVQQLEENLWQAIDGFLYKKEHNLSNKIREFSFLNPFKKIESLEDKFNSFQLILENKFNLFLTRKIKDFSALEQKIVSFFSPEYFKLYFQKIRGLEENLIQNCLQLLTKKENQLKLLNNQISNLDPFLPLNRGYSLVKIKSSGEIVKSIRQLKTGEKVEIRVKDGSKEAKIC, via the coding sequence ATGGATAAGATAATAAATTCATCCCCATATATTTTTTCAGTTTCTGAACTTACTCAAGGTATTAAGGATATTTTAGAAAGTAAGTTTCCTTTTGTGTGGGTTAAGGGACAGATTTCTAACTATACTGTTGCCTCATCTGGCCACATTTATTTTACTTTAAAAGATGAAGGTGCATGTTTAGATGTAGTTTGGTTTAAAGGAAATCAGCTAGGATTTTCTAAGCTTAAAACGTTGCTTAAAGATGGGCAAGAAGTACTTTGTGCGGGTAGATTAAATGTATATCCTCCTAGAGGACGTTATCAGTTAATTATAGAGTTTGTCCAAGAAGTAGGAACTGGTACTTTGTTTTTGGCTTTTGAAAAGTTGAAAGAAAAATTAGCACAAGAAGGTTTGTTTTCTCCTGACACTAAAAAAGAAATACCTTTTAATCCTACAATTGTTGGAGTTATTACTGCTCCAAACTCTGCGGCATTGCAAGACTTTCTTACTATAAGTAGTCAATATGGGCTTGAAAAGAGGTTTATCCTTTATCCTACAAGCGTTCAAGGAGAAGAGAGTATTTCTCAGATAGTAAAAGCAATTGAAATTGCTAATATTCATGCAAAAGCTGAAGTATTGGTTTTAATTAGAGGGGGAGGATCTTTAGAAGACTTATGGTCTTTTAATACAGAAGAAGTAGCTCGGGCAATTTTTTCCTCTAAGATTCCTATTATTACAGGTATTGGGCATGAAATAGATACAACTATTGCTGATTTGGTTGCAGATAAAAGAGCATCTACTCCTAGCCATGTTCCTCAACTTTTGTGGATGAAAAAACAAGAATTATTTTCTAAAGTCCAGCAGTTAGAGGAAAATTTATGGCAAGCTATTGACGGTTTTTTATATAAAAAGGAACATAATTTGAGTAACAAAATAAGAGAATTTTCTTTTTTAAATCCCTTTAAAAAAATAGAGTCTTTAGAAGATAAGTTTAATTCCTTTCAATTAATTTTGGAAAATAAATTTAACTTATTTTTAACAAGAAAAATAAAGGACTTCAGTGCGTTAGAACAAAAAATAGTATCTTTTTTTAGTCCTGAATATTTTAAACTATATTTTCAGAAGATCAGAGGGTTGGAAGAGAATTTAATTCAAAACTGTTTACAATTGTTAACTAAAAAAGAGAATCAGTTAAAACTTCTCAATAATCAAATTTCTAACTTAGATCCGTTTTTGCCCTTAAATAGAGGCTATAGTCTAGTTAAGATTAAAAGTAGTGGAGAGATTGTAAAGAGTATTCGTCAATTAAAAACAGGAGAAAAAGTGGAGATTAGAGTAAAAGATGGAAGTAAAGAAGCTAAAATTTGTTAG